A region of the Deltaproteobacteria bacterium genome:
GAGAAGTTACTCGTTTCTATGTGATACCATTCATCATTTCCATTCATCGTTTTGTTTCTTGTTCGGGAATAAGAAATAGTTTGACTTTTGTATTAAATAGTAATAGTAATTACCACTAAGTGATAGTTAGGAGGACACTATGACCGACATAAAGCGTTATCTCCCTTTATTCAAACTCCGCATAGCATTTTTGATTACATTCAGCGCCATAGTCGGTTCAATTGCTGCCGGCAGTATTCCCATTGATAAAATGATGTTACTTATAATGGCAACTATGCTGGCATCAATGGGTTCTGCAGCACTTAACCATTATTTTGACCGGGACATAGATATGCTCATGTGCAGGACGAGCAAAAGACCTCTGACAACAGGTGCTGTTAAAACACCTTCAGCGGTTCTCTGGGCAGGTATCCTGCTGTTGGTTGTATCCTTTGCTGTTTCAACAATGGCTTTAAATTACCTTGTGTCTCTGCACCTGTTTCTCGGTGCATTTGTGTATGCGGTTGTATACACAGTATGGCTTAAGAGGCGGAGTTGGTTTAATATCATAATCGGCGGACTTGCAGGGAGTTTTGCAGTTTTGGCAGGGGGTGCATCAGCAGCGCCTATATTCTGTGTGCCGCCCATACTTCTGGCAGTTGTAATGTTTTTCTGGACGCCTTCCCATTTCTGGAGTTTTGCCATTGTGCATAAGGAAGAATACAAGAGGGCTGGCATCCCAATGCTGCCTGTTTTAATAAGCGATAAAAAGACTGCCATTTACATCCTTATAAACACTATATTCCTTGTCATCTCATCATTTATACCTGTATGGACAGGGCATCTTAGACTCTTATATTTCCTTGCTGCTTTGGGTGCAGGGATATATTTTATTGTAAGGAATATACAACTACTTCTGAATCCCTCAAAGGATATTGCATGGAAAAACTTCAAGGCATCCATGTTTTATCTTGCAATCCTGTTTTCCGCTGTAATCGTTGATATGCTGCTGCAATAGAATGACTATTGACAATTGAAGATTGACAAATGAAAAATAATTCTTTATTTATAGTTTTTGTCTTTTATTTTTTATTTTTTATTCCTTTCTCAACTGCCTTCGCAGAAGATAAAAATACTGCAAAACAACTGGCACAATCTGAAGATGCTATAGGCAGGACTATTCGTAATGATTACACCTTTACAGACCAAGACGGCAATGCCTTTAATCTCAAGGAATTTTCAGGCAAGCCATTTATTGTAAGTTTTATATACACTTCCTGCCCGTATATCTGTCCTACCATATTAGGAAATCTAAATAATGCTGTTAAAAAGTCACAAGGATTGGGCAAGGAATTTAATGTCCTGACCATTGGTTTTGACGATGTAAACGATACACCTGATAAATTAAAGGCATATGGCAGCCAGTTTACAGATGATTTTATACACTGGAGGTTTGTAACCGCTGACAAGAAGACCATTCAGGACTTTGCAAGGGGATTTGGGTTTTATTATAAAAAAGAGGGGAATTTCTTTGACCATCTGAACATGGTTTCTATAGTTGATGCAAAGGCACGGATATTTACCCATATCTATGGGATTGATTTCACACCTGATGATGTCATAAAACCCGTAAACGAGATTATAAAAAACCCTGATGCAAAACCTATAAAAAATCAATTGGCAAAATCATGGTGGAATCCCTTTGTAAATACAGTAAAACTTTTATGCTCCACATATAATCCTGTTACAAAGCAGTACGATTTTGACATCACACAGTTAGTAAGGATGCTAGTCTCTGGTGGAACAATACTTGTCATAATATTTTTTGTCTGGGGGAAGGATATCAAGACACTGCTGTGGACAAAAAAAAGGCTGTTATAAAGAACTTGTTTTTACACCTGTCTTATTGTAATATGTTGCTGCTGTGGAACCGATTCCCCAACCTCATACATCTAAAAAAGAATTTTTTAGCCCTACATACGGACACCTTTCCTTTGAAGAGGCTTTTCAGAAACTGGTAACTTTCATAGAGGAATCGCCTGATAACCGCTATAACCTTATAATAGGAACAGACTCATTTTTATCTGTAGAAACTATCTTTATAAGTGCAGTAATTGTGCATAGGATAGGACACGGCGGCAGATACTTTTATAAAAAGGTAAAATCAAGAAAGATGACAAACTTAAAGCAGAGGATTTTCTACGAAACCTCTTTAAGTCTTGAGATGGCAGGGATGTTAAAGGCAAACCTGTCGCAAAATGGATTTACAAAACTGCCTGTAGAAATCCATCTTGATGTTGGCAATAATGGCGATACGAAAGAGATTATAAGAGAAGTGGTTGGCATGGTGACTGGTTCAGGATACTGTGCTGTAACAAAACCAGATGCCTATGGTGCAAGTAAGGTTGCAGACAGGCACTCAAAATAATCATTGTCTGATGGTGGTATATTCCAGACATGCATCTCTTTAGACCCTACCTCACATATAAAAGCATTAAACGGATAAGACAGATATTATCTGTGTTTATCAAATACGGATTTTATCCATTAGTAGAAAAAACCCATCTGCACAGCATTATATCATTTACCCAAAGGGTTATTGGCAGAAGAAAAGGCGGCAAGGAAGAACTATCCGTTGCTGAACGATTCAGGCTTGCCTTTGAGGAGTTAGGACCCACCTTCATCAAACTAGGACAAATATTAAGCACAAGGCCTGATATGCTTCCTGATGACTTTATAAAGGAGTTTCTTAGACTACAAGATTGTGTGCCTCCCTTTGCATACAATGATGTTATAAAAACCATTGAGGATGAGTTTGGGAAAAAGACAGATGCCCTCTTTACATCTATTGATAAAGAACCTGTTGCAGCGGCATCAATTGCTCAGGTGCATCAGGCAATAACAAAAGATGGAAAGGATGTAGTTATAAAGGTTCAGAGACCGAATATCTGTGAGAATATAAATCTGGATATATCAATCCTCAAGTATATGGCAATACATATTGTTAAGTATATGCCAGAAAGCAGTATATACGACCCTGTTGGTCTGGTAGATGAGTTTTCAAAGGCAATATTAAAAGAAATGGATTTTACACTTGAGGCAAGTTATACGGAAAAAATCAGGGGCAATTTTTCAGGCGACGAGAGGGTGGTAATACCAAAGGTATATTGGGAACTGACAGGCAAGAAGATTATAACAATGGAAAGGGTAAGCGGCATAAAGATAGATAATACTCAAAAACTGGCATCTCTTGGTATATCTGCTGAAAAGGTGGCGCTGCTGGTAATCAGTCTGTTTTTCAAACAGGTATTTGAACACAGGCTCTTCCACGGTGATTTGCATTCAGGTAATATCTTTGTAATATCAGAAGACAAGGTTGCCTTTGTTGACTTTGGTATCGCAGGGAAGGTCTCTAAAGATATGATGAATAATCTTGCCGCAATATTCACTGGTCTCATTGAACAGGATTTAGATAAACTGATAAAGATTTACACAAACATGGGGCTTCTTGGCGAGGATGTAGATAAGGATGCCTTTAGAACCGAATATCAGGATATGCTGCTGCATTATTTTAACAGGCCGTTCAAATTTATAAGACTTGGTGAGGTTATCAGGGATTATATCAGGATTGCCTCACGATATAATATAATGGTGCCCAGGGATTTGCTCCTCCTCAACAAATGTATCTTTGAACTGGAAGGGCTGGCAAAGGTCTTGTATCCTGACATTGATATTCTCAAGGAGGGTCAGAAGTTTGCCAATGATTTGATAAAGAGGGATGTTGGTTTAGGTGCTGCTGCTTATGATACTATCGCTGCTGTAAATGACTACAAGGATTTCATAAGGGTATTTCCCCAGCAGTTGAACCAGATTTTCAGAAAAATGGTTCAGGATAAGTTTACAATAGACTTTATGCACAAAGGGCTTGAGGATTTTATAGGTGAGATAGACCGTTCATCCAACCGGATTACATTCGGACTAATGGTTTCAGCACTTATTATAGGCTCATCGCTTGTAGTGGCAGCAAATATAGGTCCAAAGGTGTGGGGTCTGCCGTTTTTGGGCATGCTGGGTTTTACTATCGCCTCTGTATTAAGTTTGTGGTTAGGGATTTTAATACTCAGGTCAGGAAAGTTTTAGGGGCAGAATTTTAGTATGAAGACAGCAAAGACAAAAAAAACGATAACACACAGTGTGCTTACATTAGGCAATTTTGATGGTACTCATCTTGGGCATCAGAAGATATTAAAGAATATAATAGAACGGGCAGAGGCACTGGGCTGTGCCTCTGTAGTCTATACATTTGACCCGCATCCTGTAAAGGTGGTTGCACCGCATAAAGACCTTCCGCTTATAACAACATTTCAGGAAAAGGCAGGGCTGTTTGCAGATTTTAATATTGACTATTTAGTTTGTGCAAGGTTTACAAAGGAATTTGCCAGCCAGCACCCGGATAAATTTGTAAAGGATGAACTTGTTGACAGACTCAAGGTAAGAGAGATATGGGTTGGGCATGATTATGCATTTGGCAAAGGCAGGCAGGGAACTGCGGAATATTTAAAGCAGTTAGGAAAAAGATTTGGATTTGATGTGTATGTTGTCCCAGTATATAGAAAATGCGGTATGGTAGTCAGCAGTTCTAATATAAGGAAGTTAGTATTAAGCGGTGATGTTAAAAAGGCATCCAGTTTATTGGGCAGATTCTATTCAATATCAGGCAAGGTAGTAAAAGGTAAAAACAGGGGAAAACAGATTGGATTTCCCACAGCAAATATAGAAACTCAAAATGAACTTATACCTAAAAAAGGGGTCTATGCTGTCATTTGTGAAATATTCCCGTTCAGGGAAAAGGATTCAAAAAAAACAATTCAAAAACAGGCAGCTGTCAATATCGGCTCTAACCCAACCTTTGAAAAAGGCGATGAACTTAATATAGAGGCGCATGTCATAGATTTTAGCGGCAATCTATATAACAAAAATATGAGGCTCTATTTTATCCAGAGGATTCGCGATGAGGTTAAGTTTAAAAACCCTCTTGAACTAACTCATCAGATAGAAAAGGATGTTCGTTGTGCAGAACGGCTGTTAAGGCGCAAGCACTTATGAATATTACAGGCAAGACAAAAATACTTGGTATATTCGGTTATCCGATTACCCATACACTTTCTCCCATTATGCACAATACAGCACTAAAGGCAAAGGGCATTGATATGGTCTATCTTCCGTTTGAGGTTTCGCCTGACAGCATTAAAACTGCTGTTAATGCAATAAGGGCGCTTAACATTCATGGTGTAAATATAACCATACCCCACAAAGAAACTGTCCTGTCATTTCTTGACGAGATTTCAGAAGAGGCAAAACTTATAGGCGCTGTTAATACAGTGGTTAATTGTAATGGCAGACTTATCGGTTATAATACAGACGGTGATGGATATATTGCTTCACTAAAAAGGGATTTGAATTTTAATGTCAAAGGGAAAAAAGTTGTCCTCCTTGGCGCAGGCGGTGCTGCAAGGGCAATCCTTGCTGCTGCTGCAAAAAGAGGCGCAAAAAATGTTGTGATAGTGAATAGGACTTTACAAAGGGCGGTTTCCCTTGCAGACGAATTTAAAAGGCATTTTCCAAATCGGGATATTTCAGCATCTGGCATGGATAGGGAGGAGTTTAAAAGGCATCTTCCTGATGCAAATCTTATTATAAATACCACATCTCTTGGCATGGAAGGCAGAGGTGAACTTGACATCCCATTTGATGTGGTTCCAAAAAAACAGACTATAGTATCTGATATAGTTTATAAACCATCACAGACCTCTTTTCTTAAAAAGGCTGGGAGATATAAGATAAGAACCCACCGTGGATTGGGTATGTTGGTGGAGCAGGGGGCAATTTCTTTTAAACTATGGACAGGACAGGACATGCCAAAGGAACTTGTTTATAAGGCATTAAAACGAAGATTAAATGAGAAGAGAGAGGCATCTTGCCTGCCATAATTACCGTAAATTTAAAGATTGATACAAAAATTGATACAAATTTACCCCTTCCCCCTTGCCATGAAAAATGTCCCGACCTCTTTGCCATCAAAAACCTTTCCCAGTATCTCCTTATCATTTCCATTAACAATAAGAGTTGGAACACCAAAGTCCAAAGCCTTTTTTGCAGCAGAGACCTTTGAGGCAAACCCGCCTGTGCCGAATTTTCCTGATGCGCCTAAAGTCTTTACTGTAAGGCTGTCAATATCATCGACAAACGGTATAAACACCGCTGTTCTGTCATGCTTCGGGTCTTTGTCATAAAGCCCGTCTGTATCAGTGAGTATAACAAGCAAATCAGCGTCAACAAGATGTGTTACAAGAGCGGCAAGG
Encoded here:
- the cyoE gene encoding protoheme IX farnesyltransferase, producing MTDIKRYLPLFKLRIAFLITFSAIVGSIAAGSIPIDKMMLLIMATMLASMGSAALNHYFDRDIDMLMCRTSKRPLTTGAVKTPSAVLWAGILLLVVSFAVSTMALNYLVSLHLFLGAFVYAVVYTVWLKRRSWFNIIIGGLAGSFAVLAGGASAAPIFCVPPILLAVVMFFWTPSHFWSFAIVHKEEYKRAGIPMLPVLISDKKTAIYILINTIFLVISSFIPVWTGHLRLLYFLAALGAGIYFIVRNIQLLLNPSKDIAWKNFKASMFYLAILFSAVIVDMLLQ
- a CDS encoding SCO family protein yields the protein MKNNSLFIVFVFYFLFFIPFSTAFAEDKNTAKQLAQSEDAIGRTIRNDYTFTDQDGNAFNLKEFSGKPFIVSFIYTSCPYICPTILGNLNNAVKKSQGLGKEFNVLTIGFDDVNDTPDKLKAYGSQFTDDFIHWRFVTADKKTIQDFARGFGFYYKKEGNFFDHLNMVSIVDAKARIFTHIYGIDFTPDDVIKPVNEIIKNPDAKPIKNQLAKSWWNPFVNTVKLLCSTYNPVTKQYDFDITQLVRMLVSGGTILVIIFFVWGKDIKTLLWTKKRLL
- a CDS encoding ribonuclease H-like YkuK family protein: MPQPHTSKKEFFSPTYGHLSFEEAFQKLVTFIEESPDNRYNLIIGTDSFLSVETIFISAVIVHRIGHGGRYFYKKVKSRKMTNLKQRIFYETSLSLEMAGMLKANLSQNGFTKLPVEIHLDVGNNGDTKEIIREVVGMVTGSGYCAVTKPDAYGASKVADRHSK
- a CDS encoding AarF/ABC1/UbiB kinase family protein — encoded protein: MHLFRPYLTYKSIKRIRQILSVFIKYGFYPLVEKTHLHSIISFTQRVIGRRKGGKEELSVAERFRLAFEELGPTFIKLGQILSTRPDMLPDDFIKEFLRLQDCVPPFAYNDVIKTIEDEFGKKTDALFTSIDKEPVAAASIAQVHQAITKDGKDVVIKVQRPNICENINLDISILKYMAIHIVKYMPESSIYDPVGLVDEFSKAILKEMDFTLEASYTEKIRGNFSGDERVVIPKVYWELTGKKIITMERVSGIKIDNTQKLASLGISAEKVALLVISLFFKQVFEHRLFHGDLHSGNIFVISEDKVAFVDFGIAGKVSKDMMNNLAAIFTGLIEQDLDKLIKIYTNMGLLGEDVDKDAFRTEYQDMLLHYFNRPFKFIRLGEVIRDYIRIASRYNIMVPRDLLLLNKCIFELEGLAKVLYPDIDILKEGQKFANDLIKRDVGLGAAAYDTIAAVNDYKDFIRVFPQQLNQIFRKMVQDKFTIDFMHKGLEDFIGEIDRSSNRITFGLMVSALIIGSSLVVAANIGPKVWGLPFLGMLGFTIASVLSLWLGILILRSGKF
- a CDS encoding bifunctional riboflavin kinase/FAD synthetase; translated protein: MKTAKTKKTITHSVLTLGNFDGTHLGHQKILKNIIERAEALGCASVVYTFDPHPVKVVAPHKDLPLITTFQEKAGLFADFNIDYLVCARFTKEFASQHPDKFVKDELVDRLKVREIWVGHDYAFGKGRQGTAEYLKQLGKRFGFDVYVVPVYRKCGMVVSSSNIRKLVLSGDVKKASSLLGRFYSISGKVVKGKNRGKQIGFPTANIETQNELIPKKGVYAVICEIFPFREKDSKKTIQKQAAVNIGSNPTFEKGDELNIEAHVIDFSGNLYNKNMRLYFIQRIRDEVKFKNPLELTHQIEKDVRCAERLLRRKHL
- the aroE gene encoding shikimate dehydrogenase, with the protein product MNITGKTKILGIFGYPITHTLSPIMHNTALKAKGIDMVYLPFEVSPDSIKTAVNAIRALNIHGVNITIPHKETVLSFLDEISEEAKLIGAVNTVVNCNGRLIGYNTDGDGYIASLKRDLNFNVKGKKVVLLGAGGAARAILAAAAKRGAKNVVIVNRTLQRAVSLADEFKRHFPNRDISASGMDREEFKRHLPDANLIINTTSLGMEGRGELDIPFDVVPKKQTIVSDIVYKPSQTSFLKKAGRYKIRTHRGLGMLVEQGAISFKLWTGQDMPKELVYKALKRRLNEKREASCLP